A segment of the Candidatus Cloacimonadota bacterium genome:
CTTCAGGACGTGGATCTGGATGAGGATGTTGCGAGATTTTTGTAAATTAGCCACAAAGAAAAACTTCATAAAAAAACTCTGCGTTCTCTCCGTTCTCGGCGGTGAAAAAAGGGAAAAAGGAAAAAGAGAGAAACTGACCACGAAATACACGGAAAAACACGAAAAAATTCAAATAATAAAATTTAAAGGCTAAACAAATATTTAATATCAAATCAGCACCAGCGGTGCGAAATCTTTGTAGCATAAGGCGTCAGCCTTATCGTAAATCGAACATCCCTGTTCGTTCATCATACCATAGGTGCAACATTCTCAAAGCTGGGACTTTTAAAAAATGCGTTCTTCCGAAAGCATTTTCCCACTAAAAATTGATCCCTTTTAATACTATATCATTTTTTTGCACATTCAGATTTCTGGCAATTATCTCACATTTTGCTTTCAAAAGAAAAAAAACCGAGCGATTTACATTGGAAAGCCCTTCATAATTTCCCTGACCTTTGCTGATTACCATATCGGCATTTTCAAATTTTTGTAAAAAACATTGATTGCATAAATTCAAAATGGTTCCCGGAGCAGTTGTACCGGATGATATTACCTCGGCTACCTGATCAATTTTGATTTGCTTGGCTTCGCTAAAAGTTATATCATTGATAACCGGAATTTCTCGCACAACATAAGTAACCGGTTTTGGTAATTCTTCAATGAGAATTTTATCAAAAACTCCTTCCCCCGCATTGTCGCCAATGTATAATATTTTAGCTGATTTTTCTACTTTATTTCTAAAAAGTTCGTAATCAAATATAGCAAAATCTTGTTCCAAAATTATTTCAATATCACGTTCAAGATCAAAATCATTGTCAACTCCCAGATCAATCACATTCCCGGCAACTGCGAGACGAATGGCGGTAAGCAGACCATCTTTTGAGTCTCGAACTCGTTGCTTCAATTGGGGATATAACTTAAGGGCATGTTGAATATTTTTTTCTTTGATAGATTTGTATGGGTCGTTGTTGCCGGTTATTTCAGCAATTTTTTTGTAGATGATCTCACCTGTTTCAGGTGGAGTATGATCCATAGGAATGTCTTTAATCATTGTTCCGACTTCATTCAACAATTCTTTGATTTTAATTTCGTCGTTTGTAGAAATTCTTCCTGCTCGCAATGCTTGCTGCATAAAACAGGGAATGCAATCCAAATATGTTTTCAAATTTGTCCCTTTTCTAAAAAAAAAGCCTTCATAAAATACTTGAAGGCTTTTTTAATTGTATCAGTAATTCCGTTATTCTTCAATTGCTTCGACATTAGCACGAGGAATAATTATCTCTACTCCGTCCTTCATTTCTGCTTTGAGAACTCGCACCCGAGTTTCGCTTTCAACAACGACTAATTCTTCGGGAAGAGCAGTAACATTTCCGATCTCACCGAAACGGGGTTGTCGGATCACACGAATCGGGCTCCCGATTTTCAAACCGGTCAACTCTGCCTGCTTTTCTTTAAGTTCATCTTCTTTAAAAGTAATGGGGATGATCACTTCCGGTCTCATCACACCTGCACGAATCTGTGTCTTTCCATGCATAGACGCTTTATGCCTTTCAAATTCTTTCAATATTTTAAAAGTGGAGTCTGCCATTTTTATCGGACCGAAACCTTCTGTAACCACCAAAGTAAATCCGATTTTTTCATGCCCGGTAATTGCAACACCGATATCGTATCCCAGAATTTTTTTAAGGTCTTCATCGTCAACACCACCAACTATCACACCTTTTACTTTCATTTTAATGATTTTTTGCATTGCTGCATAAGTGATCATTGATCCCCCAACGATGATTTTTCCTTCACAAGATTCGTCTATCAGATCTTCGGTCAGTTCGCTATTCGGTGAATCCACCACAACTTTAATTTCACCGGTAATTTCACCCGCAAGTCCAAAGATTCCCTGAATATAGGCGGATTTATTTTCAATTTCCACACCTTCACCTTCAAATACTTGGCTAACAATTCCATCCATAAAAGCTTTCACTTCTATTGGAACCGGTGGCTTACGTAAAAGAACTTGCCCTGTGATTGAAGATATATTTTCTATTGAACCTGTAATCGGAGATTTCAGATTACTTTTAAATAATCCGAAAAAAGTTTTGGAGCGTGCAATTACTTCATCTTTTTGGACTTTATCTCCAACCTGCTTTAGCATTTTTTCTTGAACGTCTGAAGCTTGAATTGCTATTTTATTTGCTACATTCACAGGAATGACATCGCCAGGTAATTCGGTTCTTGCAACAATATCATCTGCTTTTACTTTATCACCAATTTTAACAACTACTTCACCTTTAAGCGGTAGAATACGCTCCTTTTTCAAGATTGTACTTTTTGTAATTTTTAATCCGGGTGTATATGCTTGTGCCATTTCTACCTCCTATTTCAATTGGTCTTTAGGATATGCTTGGAAAGCAATCATCCATTTTTTTAGTGATTTAACTCGGTCGGTTTCATTTTCAGGAATATGTATCCGTTTTGTTTCTACGCCCAATTTTTCATCAAACTCAATAGTTCTTCCACGTGTGTCAATTATTATTCCCACAACTCCACCGGAAATCGTAGTTGTGAGTTCCTTGTTATTGCCAGCACCAACATCATTTCCGTATTTCGGAATGATAGTGGCTTTTGCATTCTCGCCAACGTCGAGTTTTAATAATCTTATTTCACCGAATGGAATTTCTTCTTCAAAAACTCCATCCGGAAGTTCAATTTTTACTTCTAAAGCAATTTTGCCTTGTTTGTATTTTCCGGAAGGTGCAATGCAAGTTCCGAGATGAATCAGGCAATCTTTTTCAAACACACTTGTAGCGGCTTCTTCATTAATAGTTGCCAAAACACCCAATTGAGGCATCATGAAAATACTATCAACTGCGAGTTTTGTTACTCCTTCAGGCAGAAAAGCATCAATCAGCATCATTGCTGCCTGATTTCTACGGGGAGCGTGGGAAAGAACACCCCCACTTCCAACGAGAATATCAAGTGACATCATATTCACAATTGACTTACCCGAAGTGGCTTGGCTAAATGCTTCCGAAATATCTCTCTTTTGCTGCGTACCTTTCAAGGTTACGGCAAATTCTTTGTGCTGAATGAAAGCCAAACGGAGGGCTTCCTTTGCAATCGCTTGTTCCAGAATCAATTCTTTTGCAAGATGCGGGATGGTTGTAGGCCGAATCATTTTGTTTTTAATCATATTTCTGACATCTTTTTCGGGCATTTCAAAAGGAACCCATCGCATGATATTTTTCATTCCGGTTGAAGCCAAAACATTAGAAATACTATAACTCATGCCCAAGTTCGCACTTACAGTTCTGTTGAAAACCTGATCCTCGGTAAAAACAGAAAATATGTCCGTAGTTGCACCACCGATATCCACTCCGACAACTTCAATATTTTCCAAACGGGCTATTGTTTTCATAATATTTCCAACAGCACCTGGTGTAGGCATAATATCAACATTTTCGGTATTTTGCCCCTCATCTGTTATTGTACGAGCCCAAGCCATCAAGTTTTTGTAACCTGGGGCTTGTGCCATAACATGCTCCATGAAAAGATCATGAATTTTATCGCGAGCCGGACCAAGATTTTCTTGCTCTAAGGTTGGTCTGAGATTATCTGTGATCATTAAGTCTGTTTTATCTTTAAGCTCCTTTTTTACCAAATCTCGAGCCTTCACATTCCCAGCAAAAATTATCGGAAGCTGATAACTGGAACCCAGCCTTGGTTTTGGGTCGGCAGCAGAAATAATTTCGGCTAATTCTGCAACGTGTTTGGTTGTTCCACCATTTACACCACCGGAGAGTAAGATCATATCAGGACGGAGATGGCGAATGCGTTCGATTTGTTCATAAGGCAACCGCTTATCATTTGTTGCCAAAACATCCATGACAATGGCACCGGCTCCAAGGGCTGCTCGTTCTGCACTTTCACCGGTCATGCTTTTTACCACACCGGCAACCATCATTTGCAAACCACCGCCAGCACTACTTGTGGATACATAAGCGTCCACACCAACTTCTCCTTGCTGAGGAACAACAATCTGGCCGTCTTTTATTATCAATCTGCCGTTATTCCCTTTAATATGAACTAGGTCTTCAACCTCTTCCACTGCATTCAAGACTCCTTTTGTTACATCATCAAAAGGGGCTTCCACAGTGGTGGGTGCTTCACCTCGAACAATAAGCCGATAAACGCCATCGATTTTTTCAATCAGAATGGCTTTCGTAGTTGTACTACCACAATCAGTAGCAAGTATAGAATTTATCGTTTTCGACATCAATTTCCTCCATAATAATATTTTACTTATAAAAAACAGATATATACACAATTTTTATAAACGAAAAACCATGTCAACATAATTGGAAACTCCTCAATCCTTCGCATTCATTTTCATTTTCTTTTTAAGCTCTTTCATTCGCTTTTTTTTCGCCTTATTTTTCTTCTTCTCTTCTTTCAATTCCCGATAAAATTCTGCATCCATTTCATCAATTTTGTCCACAAGATATTTTACATTATCGCGATTTTCCAAAGCAGAAGCAAATTTCTGGAACTCATCCGGTTTAAAAATCAGTTCGGCAAAAGGCGATATCATATACATAAATTGGCTCGCTATAAAATTTAAGGGGTGTAATGATTCGATGAGCATCATAGCGGGAGATGCCATTTTTCGCTCTACAATAAACTTGGCGACTTTGTCCATTAACTCTCTCGCATCTTCTTTGGAAACTTCTATAATTGGATTATTAAATTTCATTTTATTCCTTTCTATGCTCGTGCTAAAGTTGCTGCAAAAATTTTATTTGCTCCGGTTTTTAGTATTTCCGAAACTGCAGCACTTAAAGTAGAACCTGTGGTTAATACATCATCTATCAGGAGAATATTTTTCCCATGTAGAATTTGTGGATTAGGAACACAAAAAGCTCCTGAAACATTTTTTTTACGTTTTTCTTTTGATAATTTTGTTTGAGATTTTGTAAATTTTTTTCTTGTAATTAAGGTAGAAGAAAATTTGATATTTAACTTATTTGCAACAAACTCAGCAATCAAATCCGCCTGATTAAATCCCCTACTGCGTTTCTTCACCTTATGAAGAGGAATCGGAATTACATAATCGATTTGAGAAATAAACGGATATTCCAATAGACATTCAACGAGATATGCTCCCAAATAATTTGCTAATTTCTTGAATTCTGCATATTTAAAATTATGCATAAGATTTTTTATAATAGGATTATATTTTAGGGCTGCGAAGACAGAATCGAAGTGATATTTGCTTTTACAATCGTCGCATATACCGTTTTTTATTTCGTTTTTACCGCAAATAAAACAGATGTTTTTGTCAGTCAATTCAATTTTTTCTTTGCACTTTTCGCACAGAAAATCATTTTCAAATAATTTTTCTCCACATACAAAACAGTATTTGGGATAAAAAAGATCAAGAGTTTGATTTATTAAATTGAATTTCATTTTGGGATTATGTAATTCTTTGCAAAAATTCAACACAATTTCGTTTTGTGAATGGAAACGGAAGAATGGAAGCCCACGATTTTAATCGTGGGATATTCCAATCAAAATAATCAATAACCATTTTAATGGTTTCGAAAAATGATTTAAACCGTTGAAATTGAAAAAATTTGGATTTAAACGCTTTTAACATTTCGTTTGGATATAGCTTTCGCAAAGATTTATTGAACTTTCGAAATGACAATTATCAATTATAATTTTTCAGTTTTCGCATTTTTTTCTTCAGGAAAATTTTTCTCAAATATTTCCCACAATTTCAATTCTACATCAATAGTATTAATTTTTATTTTCTGATCCCAATTATATACTATTGGAAATTGAAATTTGTCTTTCTTTAAACGATACAATTCAACAATTTCCTGATCGGGAGAAACAATAAAATATTCCTTAACACCATATTTTTCGTAAAGATGAAGTTTTATTTGCTTGTCTTTAAAACTCGTAGAAGGAGAAAGAATCTCAAAAATCACTTCCGGAGCACCATCTATAAATTTCTCTGCTATTTTCGACTTATCGCAGATAATCATAATATCCGGTTGGACAACTGTATCTTCGGATAGAACTACGTCGGTAGGAGCTTCAAAAATCTTACAATCTTTTCCAATAAGCTGCATGAAAATTCTGGAACTTATGGAAACGGAAATTTTCTGATGTTTAGTTCTTGGAGCAGGAGCTAATCCATAGAGTGAACCAGCAATCAGCTCATATCTTTTATCATCGTCCCAAGACATATATTCTTTTACAGAATAGTGCATCTCTGAATTTTGTATCCAATTTTTTTTAAATGGTTGTGTCATATTTACCTTCTTTTTGGTTGTTTTTTATTTACTTATTTTTTACGAAAGTTTGGAACATTTCGCAAATGTGGAAAAAATCTTTGAGAAAGATGCCGAATTTTTGTATTGAGCTGTTGATAAACTTTTCATATTTATTTTATTGATACCTTTCGCAAAGCGAGCGAGGGGGTAAACCCCCACGCTAAATCGAAAAAAATATTATGAATAATGCTCAGGAAATTTTTTATTCGCACAAAATATGTTAATCTCATTATTCGCCAGCCATTTTTTTAGCCTGATTTATCAGGGTTTTTTCGATTCAGCGTGGGTATTTATGCCCTCGCAAAGACCCGAATATTTTCTGTCCGTCAATTCCGGAAACTTCCGAATCACTCACCCGCTCAGGATGAGGCATCATTCCCAGCACATTTCCTTCTTTATTACAAATTCCGGCAATATTCATCAAGGCACCATTTGGATTTGAATTTTCAGTAACTTGACCACTCTTTTCACAATATTGAAAAACAATCTGATCATTGTCCTGCAAATCTTGTAATCCCCGCTCGTCAATATAATAATTCCCTTCGTTATGAGCTATGGGAATATCCAACACTTCTCCCCGCTTCGTTTGGTTAGTAAAGGGCGTGGTATTATTATTCACTCTGATATATTGATGCTTGCAAACAAAATTCAAAGAGCTGTTACGCAAAAGACTGCCGGGCAAAAGATGAGTTTCCGTAAGAATTTGAAACCCATTGCAAATTCCGATGATAAGTCCTCCGTTTTTAGCAAATTTAAAAACATCAATCATAATCGGGCTGAATTGAGCTATGGCTCCGGCACGAAGATAATCTCCATAAGAAAATCCTCCGGGAATAATCACACAATCTGGTTCTCGCAATTTATTTTCTTTATGCCAGATAAAATCTACTTCTGCGTTCATTATATTTTTAACGACGTAATAGGCGTCGTAATCACAATTTGAACCGGGGAAAACTATAACATTATATTTCATTTCTCATCCAATCAAATTAATTTTTTCATCCAATAATTTCAAATTTATATATTTCGATATTCGGATTTGCCAAAATCTTATCGGCAATAACAGCTATCTCTTCGCTAATATGTTTTTCATTATCCGAATCAATTTGAATATCAAAAAATTTACCGGCTCGAACATCTTCGATATCTTCATATCCTAAATTGTGTATTATATTTTGAATCGCTTTGCCTTGAGGATCTAATACTTCTTGTTTGAGGTTAACATAAACTCTAACTTTTTTCATTCTGCTCCTTTTTAGATTGATGGATTTACTAAAAAAACCATTCCGCTATAAGGCGGATCTATGGATAAAACGGTTTATATTTTCAGGTTTATCTTTACCCATAATTGAAGTTATGACTCCTTTTTTTGGTAATTGATTAAAATCATTATTCAAATTCGATACATTTCATTTTGTGAATGGAAACGGAAGCCCACGATTTTAATCGTGGGTAATTGAATCCACACAAATGTTTAACCATTTCAATGGTTTCCCCTAACAATAATATTATGTTTTTTAAAGAGCAAATCCAATTCTTCTTGAAATGACATTTTCCTGTGATGCTTTTCCTGATTTTTTATATATTTATTTACATCTTTCACTATTGATTCACTAACTGAAAAAGCACCATATCCTACTTGCCACGCAAATTTCGTTTTATAGAATTCATTTTTATTTATCCAATGTGATGTCTCGCCTTTTAAATTTTTTATTATTTCCTGAATAGATTTATTTTGATTTAAAAGAAATAAACCGTGCAAATGATTTTCAGTTCCGTTAATAATTCTAACTCCACAATCTAATTCTTCCAATTTTTGGTGTAAATGCTGGATTATTTTTTGTTTTGTCGCATTCTTCATATATGGAAATCGGTTTTTTGTGCTCCATACGCTATGGATCCAAATTCTTGTTAATGAATGAGACATTGTAAAGTATCCTTTCTTTTCAAAAACCGTTGAAACGGTTAATGTCTTGGATTTTATCTTTACCCACAGATAAATCTGTGGGCTTCTTTTTTTGACAATCTATTAATAAAAACATACAATTTTACACCATTTCATTTTGTGAATGGAAACGGAAGAACGGAAGCCCACGATTTTAATCGTGGGTAATTGTAAATCCCATAAATGAACCACTTTAGTGGTCTCATTGATTTTTCTCAAAAACTCTATTAAAAATAAAGTCAACATTTTTCAGAAACTTGTTTAAGTTTAAAATTTCGGTTAGTTCATCCGGTTTTATCAATTCAGTTAATCTTTCATCATTCTTAAGTAATTCTTCAAATGGTTCTTTTGTTTCCCAGCATTTCATTGCATTTTCCTGCACGATTCCATAGGCTTTTTCACGCGAAATTCCCCGTCTGGCAAGTTCCAACAAAATTGATTGTGAAAATATCAATCCATTTGTCATTTTGATATTCTCCATCATTTTTCTTGGGAATACAACAAGATTTTTGATTAGGGATTTGCTTTTTACCAGCATATAATAAAGTAAAATCGTAGAGTCCGGCAAGATAATTCTTTCAGTAGAAGAATGGCTAATATCCCGTTCGTGCCAGAGAGCATTATTTTCCAAAGCAGTAATCGAATTGCCTCGAAGTATGCGTGCCATTCCACATAATCTCTCACCAATAATTGGATTTTTTTTATGTGGCATTGCAGATGAACCTTTTTGTCCTTTTTTAAATCCCTCTTCAACTTCGTGAATTTCCGTGCGTTGTAAAGACCGAGTTTCCGTAGCAATTTTTTCAATCGTGCTACCGATTATTGCAAGAGTGGTCATAAATTCCGCATAGCGATCACGTTGTATTATCTGATTTGCGATATTCACAGATCGAAGCCCTAATTTTTTGCAAACATATTCTTCTATTTTTGGAGAAAGATGAGCGTAATTTCCAACAGCGCCGGAAATTTGTCCCACAGAAACTGAATCTATAGCAGATTTCAGCCTGATTAAATTTCTATTCATTTCATCATACCAGAGAGCAACTTTGAGCCCAAATGTGGTTGGTTCCGCATGGATTCCGTGGCTTCTGCCGATACAAAGGATTTTCTTGTACTTCAAAGCAGTTTCCTTCAATTGCTCCATCAATGCTAACAATTTTTCCAGAATCAGTTCTCCGGCTTCTTTCATCAAACACGAATTTGCAGTGTCAATTACATCTGAGGAAGTCATACCAAGATGAATATAGCGGGAAGATTTCCCGACATACTCCCCAACATTTGTAAGAAAAGCAATCATATCATGATCAACTTTTTGTTCGATTGTTTTTATCTCTTCAATTCTAAAATCCGCCTTTTGCTGAATATTTCTCAAATCATCGTTCGGAATGATTCCAAGTTTATTCATTGCTTCCGCAGCTGCGATTTCCACACGTAACCATTGACGAAATTTATTTTCAAGAGTCCATATTTTAGAAATTTCCGGGTAAGAATATCTTTCAACCATACTAAGCCTTTCTGATTCTATCTAACCACAAAAGACACAAAAATTTGTTAAAAATTAAATTCTTTTCTCTGTGAGCTCGCTGGTCTATGCGGTTAATCATTTAGCGTGAAACCTTATTAAAAAATCTTTTCATCTTGGAAATGTCATCAATTTTTTGAGTGCCTGCCGGAATCTGCAAATCAAATGAATCATCCCTTTGTTCTACCAATTTCCACCTGTCAACCGAAAATGTTGCAGTAGTTTTTCCTAAATATTTTACAGTTATTTCATTCGGTAAATAATCTTTATATTTCACAAAATATATTCCAATTTCGCCTTGCTCGATAGAGAGCAAGTCATAATTCCTATTGAAAATCAAATGTGACTGTTTATTAACTTCAAGAATAATATCACCGCCCCCATTTGTTTGAATATCAGCCTGAAGCACAGCAGTTCTAAAGTTTTGCATCGTATTCACGAATAGATTTGAAAAACAATATACAACTGACTGATCAGGTATAAAAATGTTCAAAGAATCATTATTAACAATTTGTAATTTTGGTTTCGGAGATAATCCGAAAACACCTCCGGATAGAAAATCTATTCTAAATTTGTCATCCTTTTTTCTGCAAGAAAAACTGCTCTTAAGTTCAAATTCATCAATTTGTAAATTTGCGATTCCGGTAATGTGAAACTCGTCAAATAACGACATCCTTTTTACAATTTCTTTTCTAATTTGAGCATCGGGAGAATAATTATAACCTTGAAATCCGCAACAGCTATTTAGCAGAATAATTAAAAAGAATAAAACAAACTTTTTCATACTTCGGGTTTTGCTTGCTTTTTCAAAATGCAAGAAATGATTCCGACAATCCCCACAATAACCATAAGGCTACTCAATATTTGCCCCATTGTCATAAACCCTATCAAGTGCCCAAGTTGTACATCCGGTTCTCGAACAAA
Coding sequences within it:
- a CDS encoding ARMT1-like domain-containing protein encodes the protein MKTYLDCIPCFMQQALRAGRISTNDEIKIKELLNEVGTMIKDIPMDHTPPETGEIIYKKIAEITGNNDPYKSIKEKNIQHALKLYPQLKQRVRDSKDGLLTAIRLAVAGNVIDLGVDNDFDLERDIEIILEQDFAIFDYELFRNKVEKSAKILYIGDNAGEGVFDKILIEELPKPVTYVVREIPVINDITFSEAKQIKIDQVAEVISSGTTAPGTILNLCNQCFLQKFENADMVISKGQGNYEGLSNVNRSVFFLLKAKCEIIARNLNVQKNDIVLKGINF
- a CDS encoding ComF family protein, producing MKFNLINQTLDLFYPKYCFVCGEKLFENDFLCEKCKEKIELTDKNICFICGKNEIKNGICDDCKSKYHFDSVFAALKYNPIIKNLMHNFKYAEFKKLANYLGAYLVECLLEYPFISQIDYVIPIPLHKVKKRSRGFNQADLIAEFVANKLNIKFSSTLITRKKFTKSQTKLSKEKRKKNVSGAFCVPNPQILHGKNILLIDDVLTTGSTLSAAVSEILKTGANKIFAATLARA
- the tnpA gene encoding IS200/IS605 family transposase; this encodes MSHSLTRIWIHSVWSTKNRFPYMKNATKQKIIQHLHQKLEELDCGVRIINGTENHLHGLFLLNQNKSIQEIIKNLKGETSHWINKNEFYKTKFAWQVGYGAFSVSESIVKDVNKYIKNQEKHHRKMSFQEELDLLFKKHNIIVRGNH
- a CDS encoding glutamate mutase L; this encodes MSKTINSILATDCGSTTTKAILIEKIDGVYRLIVRGEAPTTVEAPFDDVTKGVLNAVEEVEDLVHIKGNNGRLIIKDGQIVVPQQGEVGVDAYVSTSSAGGGLQMMVAGVVKSMTGESAERAALGAGAIVMDVLATNDKRLPYEQIERIRHLRPDMILLSGGVNGGTTKHVAELAEIISAADPKPRLGSSYQLPIIFAGNVKARDLVKKELKDKTDLMITDNLRPTLEQENLGPARDKIHDLFMEHVMAQAPGYKNLMAWARTITDEGQNTENVDIMPTPGAVGNIMKTIARLENIEVVGVDIGGATTDIFSVFTEDQVFNRTVSANLGMSYSISNVLASTGMKNIMRWVPFEMPEKDVRNMIKNKMIRPTTIPHLAKELILEQAIAKEALRLAFIQHKEFAVTLKGTQQKRDISEAFSQATSGKSIVNMMSLDILVGSGGVLSHAPRRNQAAMMLIDAFLPEGVTKLAVDSIFMMPQLGVLATINEEAATSVFEKDCLIHLGTCIAPSGKYKQGKIALEVKIELPDGVFEEEIPFGEIRLLKLDVGENAKATIIPKYGNDVGAGNNKELTTTISGGVVGIIIDTRGRTIEFDEKLGVETKRIHIPENETDRVKSLKKWMIAFQAYPKDQLK
- the purQ gene encoding phosphoribosylformylglycinamidine synthase subunit PurQ, with the protein product MKYNVIVFPGSNCDYDAYYVVKNIMNAEVDFIWHKENKLREPDCVIIPGGFSYGDYLRAGAIAQFSPIMIDVFKFAKNGGLIIGICNGFQILTETHLLPGSLLRNSSLNFVCKHQYIRVNNNTTPFTNQTKRGEVLDIPIAHNEGNYYIDERGLQDLQDNDQIVFQYCEKSGQVTENSNPNGALMNIAGICNKEGNVLGMMPHPERVSDSEVSGIDGQKIFGSLRGHKYPR
- the purS gene encoding phosphoribosylformylglycinamidine synthase subunit PurS, which codes for MKKVRVYVNLKQEVLDPQGKAIQNIIHNLGYEDIEDVRAGKFFDIQIDSDNEKHISEEIAVIADKILANPNIEIYKFEIIG
- the purB gene encoding adenylosuccinate lyase — translated: MVERYSYPEISKIWTLENKFRQWLRVEIAAAEAMNKLGIIPNDDLRNIQQKADFRIEEIKTIEQKVDHDMIAFLTNVGEYVGKSSRYIHLGMTSSDVIDTANSCLMKEAGELILEKLLALMEQLKETALKYKKILCIGRSHGIHAEPTTFGLKVALWYDEMNRNLIRLKSAIDSVSVGQISGAVGNYAHLSPKIEEYVCKKLGLRSVNIANQIIQRDRYAEFMTTLAIIGSTIEKIATETRSLQRTEIHEVEEGFKKGQKGSSAMPHKKNPIIGERLCGMARILRGNSITALENNALWHERDISHSSTERIILPDSTILLYYMLVKSKSLIKNLVVFPRKMMENIKMTNGLIFSQSILLELARRGISREKAYGIVQENAMKCWETKEPFEELLKNDERLTELIKPDELTEILNLNKFLKNVDFIFNRVFEKNQ
- a CDS encoding Uma2 family endonuclease; translation: MTQPFKKNWIQNSEMHYSVKEYMSWDDDKRYELIAGSLYGLAPAPRTKHQKISVSISSRIFMQLIGKDCKIFEAPTDVVLSEDTVVQPDIMIICDKSKIAEKFIDGAPEVIFEILSPSTSFKDKQIKLHLYEKYGVKEYFIVSPDQEIVELYRLKKDKFQFPIVYNWDQKIKINTIDVELKLWEIFEKNFPEEKNAKTEKL